The Caproicibacterium amylolyticum genome includes the window TGCACTGGACCACGCAGAGGAAGTGGACAACAAAATCTGCCTGCACTTCGCAAACGCGGGCGGCGGTCTATGGGTACGCGCCTATCATCTGGAACATTTCCGTGTTCTCCAAAACGGACGGGAAATCCCGATTCAAAACGCCACTGCACAGAATGACTGCGTTTTCCTAACCCTCGGAGAAACCATGCACGGCTGTATTACTGTTGAGTTTGCGGAAGCAGACTTTGCCACTGTTGCGCTTTATAACAGCGTTGGTCTGCCCGCGCTTCCTTTCCGCTGTCAGGTGGAACTGACCTAACTTTTTATGATAATAAGTTTTTGATATTTAGCGCATACAGCAAAAGCCCCCGTCTGAAAATGACGGGGGCTTTTGCTGTTATCGTTTTATGGGCGTCTACCGTATTTTGTTTTTGAGGATTTTGCCTGCCGCCCGCGAATCGGATGCTGCCCGTGTGCGTTCTGTTTTTTGCCTGTGCTGCCGTGTCCGTGCCCAGAGTCAGCCCGGCCTGCCGGATGCGCTTCCGGCTTTCTGCCGTTCATCGGCGTCACTAAGCATTCTTTTCCCCAGCCAATCAGGTCTTCTCGGCCTGCTGCCTTCAGCGCCGCAATGACGAGTGGCTTGTTGCGCGGATTGCGGAACTGCAGCAGTGCACGCTGCTCACTTTTTTCTTTGGTGGTGCGTGGCACATACACCGGCTTCATAGTACGCGGGTCCAGCCCCGTGTAAAACATACAGGTAGAAACCGTGCCAGGTGTAGGGTAAAAATCCTGTACCTGTTCCGGGTCATGGCCTGTCTTTTTCAGGTACTGCGCCAATTTGACTGCATCCTGCAGCGTACAGCCCGGGTGCGACGACATCAGGTACGGCACCAGATACTGCTTCATGCCATACTTCTGATTCATCTTCATAAATTTATCCTGAAAACGCTGGTACACTTCAAAGTGCGGTTTGCCCATATAATCCAGCGTACAGTCCGCACAGTGCTCCGGCGCAACCTTCAGTTGTCCGCTGACGTGATAGCGCACAAGGTCGCTGAGAAACTGCTTGTCACCGGAAGCCATTAGGTAATCATAGCGGATACCGCTGCGGATAAACACCTTTTTAATACCCGGAATCTGACGCACTTCTTCGAGCAGTTCCCGGTAATCCTCATGGCTGGTATCCAGATTTTTGCACGGCGTCGGCGCAAGGCACAGCCTGTTTTTGCACAAACCCCGCTGCAACTGCTGCCGGCAGGAAGTGTGGCGGAAATTGGCACTCGGCCCGCCAACGTCATGGATATAACCTTTAAAACGTGGATTTTTTAAAAAGCTGCGCGCCTCTTTTAAAATAGATTCATGGCTTCGTGCCGTAATCATACGGCCCTGATGAAACGCCAACGAACAAAAATGACAACCGCCAAAACATCCGCGGCAACTGGTAATGGAAAATTCTACCTCTGAAAAGCCTGGAACACCGCCGCTTTTGTCGTAGTCCGGGTGCCACATCCGCGCAAAGGGAAGCTCGTACACCTCGTCAAACTCCTCGGTGGTCAGTGGGCGCATCGGCGGATACTGAATCAAAAATTTCTGCCCAAATGGCTGCACAATCGTGCGTCCGCGAATTGGGTCCTGTTCCTCATCTTCAATTTTGCTCGCCTGTGCATAGGCACGTTTGTCCCCCTTAACTTCCTCCATAGAAGGACACTCCACAAAGGAGCCGTCCGGTAAAACAGAGCGAATGACACAGGTGCCCGGAATGTCCGAAATCTGCTGCGCCGGAATTCCTGCCGCCAGTGCCTCGCAGAGTGCGGTCGTCTGCAGCTCCCCCATGCCATAGGACAGAATATCCGCACCGCTGTCCACCAGCACCGAGTTGCGCACCGAATCGCTCCAGTAGTCATAATGTGCAAACCGCCGCAGGGAGGCTTCCAGTCCTCCAATCACGATTGGAATGCTGCCATAGGCTTCCCGAATGCGGTTACAGTAAACAATCACAGCACGGTCCGGGCGCAAGCCCATCTTGCCGCCCGGCGAGTATGCGTCCACAGTGCGGTGGCGTTTTGCAACTGTGTAGTGTGCCACCATGGAATCAATATTGCCGGAATTCACCATGAATCCATACTTTGGCCGTCCCAGCCGCATAAAATCATCTGTGTTGTGCCAGTCCGGCTGTGAAATGATGCCCACTGTGTACCCCAGGTGCTCGATCCAGCGCGAAATCAGTGCGGTGCCAAAGGACGGGTGGTCAACATAAGCATCCCCTGTTATCAGCACAAAGTCCATCTCTTTCAGCCCGCATGCCTGCATATCTTCTTTGGAAACCGGTAAAAAGCGTCGTCTGTCCATTCTGTTCTCCTAAAAGCCGCACAACCATGCACGGCAAAATTCGTTCTCTAACCATTCTATTATAACCCATATGCACCACAGCCGCAATGCACCGCAAAAAAAGCAGCAGCCGCGCACGAAAAGGTTCTCCGCCAAACGGCTGCTGCTCAATATTTGTACCGTTTAATTGCCATGATCAGCTGCCCCTCCATCAGGGTGCTCAGCTCCTGAACCAGCGCTTCCGGCGGTGTTTTCATGCCGGAGCGCATCCAGTCTGTCAGCATACCGGTGATTGCAAACGTAAAAAAGCGGTCAATAAAATTTTTGTCCTCTTCCCGAATACGGACCCCCTGAGAAAGTTCCTCCATAACACTGGAAATCAGCGCAAAAGTCACATTGTTCAGGAAAAATTCCAGCTGTTCACGCCCCATGGAACGAAAAGCATTCAAGCAGAAGCCGCTGTTGTCCTTCACATACTGCAGGACTTTCAAAACGCCCTTCTGCCAAGTATCGTAATTTTGGCAGTCCGTTATGGCGTCGTAGGCCTCCGTTTGAAAAATCCAGCCAAGCAGGTCATAAATATCGCGGAAATGGTAGTAAAAGGTCTGCCGGTTTACGCCGCAGTCCTCTACCAAGTCTTTCACGGTGATTTTGTCCAAAGGCCGATGCTGCATCAATTTTTTCAGCGAATCGGCAAGTGCGAGCTTGGTGATGCTGGACAACAGGCCACCTCCTCTATGACTTTTATACAAATTATACAGCGGGGGTACACAAAAAGACCGCGCCTTTGCTGCGCGGCCGAAAAATCATTTGCTTTATGTACGGTCACGCACCTGACGAATCGATGTTTCAATCGCTTGTGTCAGGCGGGTATTCTCTTTGGGGGTCTGGCGAAGCAGCAGCTGCAGCTTTGCAGTTGTGTGATCATCTGCCACCTTGCCCAAGGAAGCAACCGCAGCCAGCTGTACCTCTGCGTCACTGTCCTGCATCAGTGCAACCAGCATATTGACTGTTTCGTCAGCAGAAACACTGCCGCAGGCTTTTGCCAGCTCCAGCCGTTCCTCGGTTTTGCCGTTCAAATATTTTTTCTGCAGCTTGTCCCAGTGCTTTTTTTCTACCATTTTTTCAATGTCTGCCATAATAAGACCCTCCAAAATTATAAAGTTATTTGCTGGAATATGCAACTCTGCTGCCGCAGCCACCCATTTTCGGGTACAATCCAGCTTATATATTATGATAGCACAAAATATCACATTATTTTTAAAAATATTATAGACATTTCGTGAACACTGCATCATACGAATGAAACGCTGGAAAAAATAATAGAAAAGACCTGTACGAACCCTAAAGATTGTGCTAAGATGTTCTGGTTATCATAGAAGAAATTCGGGAGGCATGATAGATTTATGCTGATAAAAACAAAAATGTGGCTGCACAAAGTTCCCCCTGTGCGTCTGATTGTCATCAGCTTTGCCATTATTATTTTTGTGGGGGCATGCCTGCTCACCCTGCCGCTGTGCATGAAGGACGGCCAGAGCACCACTTTTTTGGATGCGCTGTTTACCGCCGGATCTGCCACCTGTGTGACCGGGCTGGTGCTGTTCGACACCTACACACACTGGACACCTGTGGGGCAGGTCATTATACTGGCACTGATTCAGTTGGGCGGCCTTGGTCTGGTCACTTTTACCACCGGCATGAGCCTGCTGCTACGCAAAAAGCTGGGACTGCGCAACCTGCAGCTCGCCGTAGAAAACACCAATGGCGACAGCAGTGACATTGGCGGACTTATCCGCATGATTCTCTGCTTTACCTTTACCTGTGAGGGAATCGGTGCGCTGCTGCTGATGATTCGCTTTCTGCCGATGATGGGAACGCATGGCATTTGGGTTTCTATTTTTCTTGCTGTTTCCGCTTACTGCAACGCTGGATTTGATATTCTCGGCAGTATTATGAAGGATGGCAACATGATTCCTTTTGTTTCCGATCCGCTCGTCTGCCTGACCATTGGCGGGCTGATTGTAATCGGCGGTTTAGGTTTTGTGGTCATCAGTGACATTTACCATGCAAAACTGCAGCCGGCCCTTTCCCATGTACAGCGCCACGGCCTGAACTTTCACTCCCGCGTTGCCATTTTTATGGCACTGCTCCTGATTGTACTGGGCACGATTATTTTCTTTATATTGGAAAATGACAATACGCTGGCAACGCTGCCGGATTTGGGTTCCAAACTGAACGCTTCGCTGTTCCAGTCCATTTCCGCACGTACCGCGGGCTTTGCCTCCGTGGATATTGCCAAAGAGCATGATTTTACAAAGATTTTCACAGTGATACTCATGTTTATCGGTGCAGCGCCCGGCTCCACCGGCGGCGGTATCAAAACCACAACCATGCTGGTACTGGTGTGTACGGTCTGGTCGGTTATGCGCGGAAAAGATGAAACCACCTTTCTGCACCGCCGCATTGACAAATTCACCGTTTACCGTGCATTAGCAATCACCAGCACTGCCATGCTGCTGGTACTTGTTGTCACCGGCATCATCACCACCGCCGACCCGCGCATTAACGGCGTTGACGCGTTGTTTGAAGCAACCAGCGCATTCGGTACTGTCGGGCTGACCGCCGGCGTCACACCGCATTTGTCCGACATCTCCCGCATTGCAATCATTATTACCATGTATATCGGCCGTGTGGGGCCAATTTCGCTTGGTCTGGCCATTTCACTGCGGCGCGGTCATATCCACTCTGACAGTGTCCTGCCAGAGGGCAAAATCAACGTAGGCTAAACAATAAAAAAGCTGCCGCGGAATTGGAAAATCCGCAGCAGCTTTTTTTGTCTCACTTCGTTTAATCGTGGGTTGCGGTCATCAGTGACTGCAGCTTTTTCTGGGAAGTTCCCTCGCAGACTGCAACAATCTCATCCTCCGGCTGAAAAACGGTATCGCCGTTTGGCACCACCATTTTATCTCCGCGTACAACGGAGATTACCAGTGAACCAGACGGCAGTTCCAAGTCTTTTAGTGCAACTCCCTGAAGCTTTGTATTTTCCGGCAAGGTAACTGCGCAGATTGCCGCACGCCCCTTATTTAAGGTTGCAAGCATGTGCATTTCCGCCATATCCACTTCCTGCTCGATCAAGTTCGTAATAATTTCCGTACTGCTCACCACAATCTCAGTACCCAGTGTGCGCAGCACCGGCAGGTTACGCGGATCATTTGCGCGCGCAATGACTTTCTGCGCGCCAAATTCCTTTTTTGCAAGCTGACAGGCAACTAAATTATCCTGATCGCTGCCGCCCACCGCCAAAAAACAGTCCGCATGTTCTGTCTGCGCACGGCGGAGCACCTCGATTTCGGTACCATCGCCGCAGACGACTTCAATATCCAGTTCATTCGCAAGGTGCATGCAGCGCAGCTTGTTCTTCTCAATCAAGTGCACGGTATATTTTCGATCAAGCATATTGCGGGCAAGCTGACGGCCAAGCTTGCCGCCACCCAAAATGACAATATTCATCTCAGTGCCCCCTTAATCTGTAACCACAGCAAGAATCACATGGTCGCCTGCTGTGATTTTCTGGTGAGAGTCATGCGGCTGTGCCAATTCCATGCTTCCGTTTGCACGCACTACCGCAAAAACCGTTTCTTCTTCGAAGTGCGGTGCTTCTTCCAGCGAACGTCCTTCATGGGCATGGTCTGCCGACCAGATACGGAAAGAAACTGTTGCTGTGCCAAAGGTCAGCTGTCGGCTTTCCCAAGGTTCTGTAATCGCATTGTAAATGGAAGTGGCAGCCATTTTTGTTGGACAGACTGTGTGCAAACCAAATGCCGCAAATACACTTTCGCGTGAGGGATCACTGATACGCGCCACCACATTGTCAATATGGAAAAATTCGCGTGCTACCTGTGAGATGGTAATATTCAAATTATCATCCGGTGTTACAACTGCAACCGCATCGCAGTTTTCGATTCCGGCACTTTTCAGCACGGACATATCCATCGGCATACCCGTAACTGCCAGTCCGCTGAAACTTTCCGGCAAATGGCCAAGCATGCTGGCCACCTCATCAACAACGGCCACTTCGTGGCCGCGCTCATCCAGCAGGGCTGCAAGGCGCACCCCCAGCCGGCCGCACCCAATCACCAAAACATTCATTGCGTTTTATTTCCTCCTCTGCCGGTCCTTCGTGAAAATTAGAGTTTAACGCACACAGCGCGCTAAACTCTAATTGCAATGCATTATAGCACAGGCGTATTAAAATGGCAAGCGTTTAGTTCTTTTCCCCCTGCAGCCACCGAATCATGCCGGGACCAAGCTCCGGCGTTGGACGTGCGGTGAAACCACAGCTTTCATAAAACGACTCCCGCCCAAGCGCACACATTAAGCACAGCCGCATGGTTTCGCCGTCTGTCACCAATGTATGTACGTATGCCTCCAGCCGCTGCATCAGGCCAGCACCAATGTGCAGCCTCCGGCACTGAGGCACCACAATCAAGTCCTGCACATAGCAAACCGTTGCGCCGTCGCCAACAATTCGTCCCATACCAACCGGATGCCCGGTTTCATCCCTTGCGCACAGCACGTACATACTGTTTTGCAGCGCCGCGCAGGACTGCCGCCGTGTAAAGGGCTTCCAATTCACCTGCGCCCGCAACATTTCATATTCTTCCACATTTAAATCATTTTCCGTATATGTAATTTGCACAGCATATCCTCTTTTCAGTTCCACAGTTCAGCACAGGAACACGAAAAAGTATAGCACATCGTACCGCAGGGGACAAGCTGTGTATGCAAAAATCCTTGCTTTCCGGCTTCAGACGGACTATCATAAGAAAAATGCAGATTTATCCGGAGGCTTTTTTATGCAGAAAGGACTCATTCATCTTTACATCGGTGACGGAAAAGGAAAAACCACCGCTGCGGTTGGATTAAGCGTACGAGCCCGCGGCAGCGGTCTGCGGGTCGTGTTTGCCCAGTTTTTAAAGGGCCGCGCCAGCGGTGAGCAGCAGCCTCTGGAAACTCTTGGGGTTACCGTACTGTGGCATATGTCTTCTCAAAAATTCGTTTTTTCCATGACGGACGAAGAACGCAAAATTTGCCGTACGGAGCAAGCCGCCTGCCTGCAGGAAGCCGCTGATGCCGGGAAAAAAGCCGATTTGCTGGTACTGGATGAGGTTTTTGGCGCGCTTTCTTGTGGAATGCTTGAAAAAGACGCGGTTCTGGCACTGCTGAAGAACAAACCGGCTGGTCTGGAGGCCGTACTGACCGGCCGTGACCCGGCACCGGAGTTTTTAGCGCTTGCCGATTACATTTCGGAAGTTCAATGCACCCGCCACCCCTATGAAAAGGGAGTAACCGCACGGCGCGGAATCGAATACTGAATTACCAATTAAAAAACGCTCCGTTTCTCGAGAAACGGAGCGCCCATGTTCTTAAAATATTCCTAAAATTCCGCTGCCTTCTGCATGAAAACACCGATTACTTTTCGCTGTGTTCTCCCAGTCCCAGCAGCCAATCTACTGAAACATTGAAAATCTTTGCAAGTGCCACCAGTTCATAGTCGGTCACATAACGAATCTGACCTTCCAGCTTGGAAAGGCCGGAGGCGTTCATGTCAATGCCCTGCACTTGCAGCTGCGCCAGCAGCTCTTTTTGCTTCATGCCCTCACTTTTTCGGGCGGCTTCTACGCGGGCACCGACTAAGTTGCGGGTACCCAGCGCCTGCTTGCGTAATCTCAACTTGATTCATCTCCTAAAAGTAGATTCGGTGGTGCGCCGGGGGGCTGCTGCACCGCACCCGCACGCAGAAAAGGGTTCTTATTTCAGGACACATGAAACAGTGGAATGTGTTTGCCGGCATAAGCCCGGACCGCAGCAGCGCATCCTCGCTCCCTCGAATATGCCCAGTCAAGCAAAGGCAAACGATACCTTCGCGCCATACAGCAAAACAGTTATATTTTGTAATTGTAATTATAGTATAACCGTTTTCTTATCCCATTGCAACAAAATCAGAAATAAAGCGTGCAGATTTTATACAAATATAGAAAGAACAGGTGTGCGCGCCAAGCACAGGCCGGACTGCAGCTTTTGCGGCACACTTTTCCATTTCAGTTCGTAAATTTCTGGCAAAACCGCCGGAAACCGGTTTGTTATTCGCATCTGTTTTTGCTATAATATGAATATCATCGTTTCCCTTCCATACTATGTCACAGCATGGGGATACAGTGACAGAATTTTTTAAAACTTGGAGACGTGCAATATGAACAACACTCTGGAAAAAACGAACCTGACCATGCTGACGGATTTTTATGAAATTACCATGGCAAACGGCTACTTTGCCAACGGCTTCCGCGACCGCATCGCCTACTTTGACGTGTTCTTCCGTGAAGTGCCGGACAACGGCGGTTTTGCCATCATGGCCGGCGTACAGCAGGTGACCGACTACCTGAAAAAGCTGCACTTTGCACCGGAAGACATTGCCTACCTGCGCGGCTGCGGTATTTTCAGCGAGGAGTTTTTGCAGTATCTTGCTGATTTTCACTTTGTCTGTGACGTTTGGGCAGTGCCGGAGGGCACCCCGATTTTCCCGGGTGAGCCGATTCTCACCGTACGCGGCCCGGTCATCCAGGCACAGTTTGTGGAAACCATGATTCTGCTGACCATCAACCACCAAAGCCTAATTGCAACCAAAGCAAACCGCATAGTCCGCGCCGCACAGGGGCGCCCCGTCATGGAGTTCGGTTCCCGCCGCGCGCAGGGGGCGGACGGCGCAACACTGGGCGCCCGTGCCGCTTACATCGGCGGCTGCTGCGGCACCGCCTGCACCATCTGCGACCGCGACTTCGGCGTACCGGCACTGGGCACCATGGCACACAGCTGGGTCCAGCTGTTTGACTCCGAGCTGGACTCTTTCCGTGCCTATGCCCGGGAGTATCCCTCCAGCTGCACCCTGCTGGTGGATACCTACAATGTGCTCAAGTCCGGCATTCCCAACGCCATTAAAGTGTTTAATGAAGAGGTCGTACCGCGCGGCTTCCGCCCCGCCGGCATCCGCATTGACAGCGGCGACATCACCTATCTTGCCAAAAAGACCCGCAAAATGCTGGACGACGCCGGTTTCCCAGACTGCAAAATTTGCGTAAGCAACTCTTTGGATGAGTATATTATCCGCGACATGCTGATTCAAGGCGCTCCGGTGGATTCCTTTGGCGTGGGCGAGCGTCTGATTACCAGCAGCAGCCATCCGGTTTTCGGCGGTGTGTACAAGCTGTGCGCCGTAGAAAATTCCGACGGTACCATCATTCCGAAA containing:
- a CDS encoding YgiQ family radical SAM protein; translation: MDRRRFLPVSKEDMQACGLKEMDFVLITGDAYVDHPSFGTALISRWIEHLGYTVGIISQPDWHNTDDFMRLGRPKYGFMVNSGNIDSMVAHYTVAKRHRTVDAYSPGGKMGLRPDRAVIVYCNRIREAYGSIPIVIGGLEASLRRFAHYDYWSDSVRNSVLVDSGADILSYGMGELQTTALCEALAAGIPAQQISDIPGTCVIRSVLPDGSFVECPSMEEVKGDKRAYAQASKIEDEEQDPIRGRTIVQPFGQKFLIQYPPMRPLTTEEFDEVYELPFARMWHPDYDKSGGVPGFSEVEFSITSCRGCFGGCHFCSLAFHQGRMITARSHESILKEARSFLKNPRFKGYIHDVGGPSANFRHTSCRQQLQRGLCKNRLCLAPTPCKNLDTSHEDYRELLEEVRQIPGIKKVFIRSGIRYDYLMASGDKQFLSDLVRYHVSGQLKVAPEHCADCTLDYMGKPHFEVYQRFQDKFMKMNQKYGMKQYLVPYLMSSHPGCTLQDAVKLAQYLKKTGHDPEQVQDFYPTPGTVSTCMFYTGLDPRTMKPVYVPRTTKEKSEQRALLQFRNPRNKPLVIAALKAAGREDLIGWGKECLVTPMNGRKPEAHPAGRADSGHGHGSTGKKQNAHGQHPIRGRQAKSSKTKYGRRP
- a CDS encoding TetR/AcrR family transcriptional regulator C-terminal domain-containing protein, with amino-acid sequence MSSITKLALADSLKKLMQHRPLDKITVKDLVEDCGVNRQTFYYHFRDIYDLLGWIFQTEAYDAITDCQNYDTWQKGVLKVLQYVKDNSGFCLNAFRSMGREQLEFFLNNVTFALISSVMEELSQGVRIREEDKNFIDRFFTFAITGMLTDWMRSGMKTPPEALVQELSTLMEGQLIMAIKRYKY
- a CDS encoding HEAT repeat domain-containing protein, encoding MADIEKMVEKKHWDKLQKKYLNGKTEERLELAKACGSVSADETVNMLVALMQDSDAEVQLAAVASLGKVADDHTTAKLQLLLRQTPKENTRLTQAIETSIRQVRDRT
- a CDS encoding TrkH family potassium uptake protein — its product is MLIKTKMWLHKVPPVRLIVISFAIIIFVGACLLTLPLCMKDGQSTTFLDALFTAGSATCVTGLVLFDTYTHWTPVGQVIILALIQLGGLGLVTFTTGMSLLLRKKLGLRNLQLAVENTNGDSSDIGGLIRMILCFTFTCEGIGALLLMIRFLPMMGTHGIWVSIFLAVSAYCNAGFDILGSIMKDGNMIPFVSDPLVCLTIGGLIVIGGLGFVVISDIYHAKLQPALSHVQRHGLNFHSRVAIFMALLLIVLGTIIFFILENDNTLATLPDLGSKLNASLFQSISARTAGFASVDIAKEHDFTKIFTVILMFIGAAPGSTGGGIKTTTMLVLVCTVWSVMRGKDETTFLHRRIDKFTVYRALAITSTAMLLVLVVTGIITTADPRINGVDALFEATSAFGTVGLTAGVTPHLSDISRIAIIITMYIGRVGPISLGLAISLRRGHIHSDSVLPEGKINVG
- a CDS encoding potassium channel family protein, with protein sequence MNIVILGGGKLGRQLARNMLDRKYTVHLIEKNKLRCMHLANELDIEVVCGDGTEIEVLRRAQTEHADCFLAVGGSDQDNLVACQLAKKEFGAQKVIARANDPRNLPVLRTLGTEIVVSSTEIITNLIEQEVDMAEMHMLATLNKGRAAICAVTLPENTKLQGVALKDLELPSGSLVISVVRGDKMVVPNGDTVFQPEDEIVAVCEGTSQKKLQSLMTATHD
- a CDS encoding potassium channel family protein, which encodes MNVLVIGCGRLGVRLAALLDERGHEVAVVDEVASMLGHLPESFSGLAVTGMPMDMSVLKSAGIENCDAVAVVTPDDNLNITISQVAREFFHIDNVVARISDPSRESVFAAFGLHTVCPTKMAATSIYNAITEPWESRQLTFGTATVSFRIWSADHAHEGRSLEEAPHFEEETVFAVVRANGSMELAQPHDSHQKITAGDHVILAVVTD
- a CDS encoding GNAT family N-acetyltransferase, which codes for MQITYTENDLNVEEYEMLRAQVNWKPFTRRQSCAALQNSMYVLCARDETGHPVGMGRIVGDGATVCYVQDLIVVPQCRRLHIGAGLMQRLEAYVHTLVTDGETMRLCLMCALGRESFYESCGFTARPTPELGPGMIRWLQGEKN
- a CDS encoding cob(I)yrinic acid a,c-diamide adenosyltransferase, translating into MQKGLIHLYIGDGKGKTTAAVGLSVRARGSGLRVVFAQFLKGRASGEQQPLETLGVTVLWHMSSQKFVFSMTDEERKICRTEQAACLQEAADAGKKADLLVLDEVFGALSCGMLEKDAVLALLKNKPAGLEAVLTGRDPAPEFLALADYISEVQCTRHPYEKGVTARRGIEY
- a CDS encoding helix-turn-helix domain-containing protein, with translation MRLRKQALGTRNLVGARVEAARKSEGMKQKELLAQLQVQGIDMNASGLSKLEGQIRYVTDYELVALAKIFNVSVDWLLGLGEHSEK
- a CDS encoding nicotinate phosphoribosyltransferase, which codes for MNNTLEKTNLTMLTDFYEITMANGYFANGFRDRIAYFDVFFREVPDNGGFAIMAGVQQVTDYLKKLHFAPEDIAYLRGCGIFSEEFLQYLADFHFVCDVWAVPEGTPIFPGEPILTVRGPVIQAQFVETMILLTINHQSLIATKANRIVRAAQGRPVMEFGSRRAQGADGATLGARAAYIGGCCGTACTICDRDFGVPALGTMAHSWVQLFDSELDSFRAYAREYPSSCTLLVDTYNVLKSGIPNAIKVFNEEVVPRGFRPAGIRIDSGDITYLAKKTRKMLDDAGFPDCKICVSNSLDEYIIRDMLIQGAPVDSFGVGERLITSSSHPVFGGVYKLCAVENSDGTIIPKIKVSENVSKITTPCFKKLWRLYDRESGKAIADVVTLHDELIDNTKPYEIFDPIHVWKHKHVTNFRAVPLREKIFEHGKCLAQEKTLKELQEDCKREVGTLWDEVLRFDNPHRYYVDLSRPLWNIKQKMLDEYTY